A genomic region of Trifolium pratense cultivar HEN17-A07 linkage group LG3, ARS_RC_1.1, whole genome shotgun sequence contains the following coding sequences:
- the LOC123914011 gene encoding B3 domain-containing transcription repressor VAL1 isoform X2 — protein MGSDIGIVNGSCVHEWKRGWPLRSGGFAQLCFKCGFVEEWKCDIIDSLSAYENSVFCNKFHRQQTGWRECNFCKKPIHCGCIVSRSLFEYLDFGGIGCVSCVKTSQHNMNNARDMSSAHFDGRLFASNVDEGKLMQLCRVVEASESIHMNHAPRDNIITSNGKNNQEVKPSFREGDTGFSNVIKPSIQSLTFSTLENNRPTWEMKNMHESNAKPSLNMCLGNPSGNNSFPLSAGENIEGRLEGKVSPPFHQGPRSRPILPKLLKTGLTMNGETEKGSTSQPRIARPPGDGRGKNQLLPRYWPRITDQELERLSGDLKSTVVPLFEKVLSASDAGRIGRLVLPKACAEAYFPHISHSEGLPLRVQDVKGNEWTFQFRFWPNNNSRMYVLEGVTPCIQAMELRAGDTVTFSRIDPGGKLVIGFRKSSNSTDMQDASPSSHSNGLSAKGATFSGGADNLPSRSNCGDFLRSPKGNGELLLNGHPESPHLGTGAAGLLKTENCEMTNNNSLDQKISALEKKRTRNIGLKSKRLLIGNDDAMELRLTWEEAQDLLRPPPSVKPSIVTIEDQVFEEYDEPPVFGKRTIFSASSSGMKEQWAQCDDCSKWRKLPVDVLLPPKWTCSENVWDTSRSSCSAPEELSSRELENLMKTSKDFKKRRIVENSKLIQEHEPSGLDALASLAVLGENLIDPTDSSAGATTKHPRHRPGCSCIVCIQPPSGKGRHKPTCTCNVCTTVKRRFKTLMLRKKKRQSEREADAAAKKDQIRKKDDDLNTNGGASRDDANPLEKEGGLNRSQTEVGESSAGKIDLNSDPNREDSQLDNIAKLRRELSERMNMNQNVGLRTINTEVQEGQQHSSLVTQSNGEDKRHLSDDRSIASIILNKERRDEVYNQSNESQNNMS, from the exons ATGGGTTCTGACATTGGTATCGTGAATGGTTCGTGTGTTCATGAATGGAAGAGAGGTTGGCCTCTACGATCTGGTGGATTTGCTCAACTTTGCTTCAAGTGCGG ATTTGTGGAGGAATGGAAGTGTGACATCATTGACTCATT ATCTGCTTATGAGAATTCAGTTTTCTGTAATAAATTCCACCGTCAACAAACTGGTTGGCGAGAATGTAACTTTTGCAAGAAG CCTATTCACTGTGGATGCATAGTATCTAGATCTCTGTTCGAGTATCTTGACTTCGGTGGTATAGGTTGTGTTAGCTGTGTAAAAACTTCCCAACATAATATG AATAATGCAAGGGATATGAGTTCTGCTCATTTTGATGGCAGACTGTTTGCGAGTAATGTTGATGAAGGAAAGCTTATGCAATTATGCAGAGTCGTTGAAGCTAGTGAATCCATCCATATGAATCATGCTCCGAGAGACAACATTATTACATCCAACGGGAAAAACAATCAAGAAGTTAAGCCTTCATTCAGGGAAGGGGATACTGGTTTTTCAAATGTGATTAAACCGTCTATTCAATCATTAACTTTTTCTACATTAGAAAATAATAGACCAACATGGGAGATGAAAAACATGCACGAATCAAATGCAAAGCCGTCTTTGAATATGTGTTTGGGAAATCCGTCAGGGAACAACTCTTTCCCTCTTTCTGCTGGAGAGAATATAGAAGGAAGACTTGAAGGAAAAGTTTCTCCTCCCTTTCATCAAGGGCCGAGATCTCGCCCTATACTGCCCAAACTATTGAAGACTGGCCTTACCATGAATGGAGAAACTGAAAAAGGGTCAACTTCTCAACCACGTATTGCCCGGCCTCCTGGTGATGGGAGGGGCAAGAATCAGTTACTTCCTAGATATTGGCCTAGGATTACAGATCAGGAGCTGGAGCGTTTGTCTGGAGA TTTGAAATCCACTGTAGTTCCATTGTTTGAGAAGGTGTTGAGTGCCAGTGATGCAGGTCGAATTGGTCGTCTTGTTCTCCCAAAAGCCTGTGCCGAG GCTTATTTTCCTCATATTTCACATTCTGAAGGCCTTCCTTTGCGGGTCCAAGATGTAAAGGGGAATGAATGGACTTTTCAGTTCAGATTTTGGCCTAATAACAACAGCAGGATGTATGTATTGGAGGGTGTGACCCCTTGCATACAGGCCATGGAGTTACGTGCTGGTGATACCG TTACATTTAGTCGGATAGATCCTGGGGGAAAACTTGTTATTGGTTTCCGAAAGTCATCAAATTCCACAGATATGCAG GATGCTTCTCCATCTTCACATTCTAATGGCCTTTCTGCAAAGGGAGCCACCTTTTCTGGTGGAGCTGATAATCTTCCATCGAGAAGTAATTGTGGTGATTTTCTCCGTTCACCAAAAGGGAACGGGGAACTTCTCTTAAATGGACATCCGGAATCTCCGCATTTGGGTACAGGAGCTGCTGGTTtgctaaaaactgaaaattgCGAGATGACAAACAATAATTCACTGGATCAAAAAATTTCAGCTTTAGAGAAGAAGAGGACTCGGAATATTGGACTTAAAAGTAAGAGATTGCTTATTGGTAATGACGATGCTATGGAGTTGAGACTTACATGGGAAGAAGCGCAGGACTTGCTTCGTCCACCGCCTAGTGTCAAGCCAAGCATTGTCACAATTGAAGACcaagtatttgaagaatatgaT GAGCCCCCGGTTTTTGGAAAGAGAACAATATTCAGCGCCTCTTCATCTGG GATGAAGGAACAATGGGCTCAATGTGATGATTGTTCTAAATGGAGAAAGTTGCCGGTTGATGTTCTTCTTCCTCCCAAGTGGACATGTTCTGAAAATGTTTGGGATACAAGCAG ATCTTCATGTTCTGCACCAGAGGAGCTGAGCTCAAGAGAATTAGAAAATCTTATGAAAACCAGCAAAG ATTTTAAGAAGCGACGGATTGTAGAAAACAGCAAGTTGATCCAAGAACACGAGCCTTCTGGCTTAGATGCTCTCGCCAGTTTAGCAGTCTTAGGAGAAAATCTCATTGACCCTACTGATTCCTCAGCCGGAGCCACCACTAAACATCCTAGACATCGCCCAGGCTGCTCTTGTATTGTGTGCATTCAGCCCCCAAGTGGAAAAGGAAGACACAAGCCAACATGTACTTGCAACGTGTGCACGACCGTGAAGCGTCGGTTCAAAACTCTTATGCTCCGCAAGAAGAAACGCCAGTCAGAGCGGGAAGCAGATGCCGCTGCCAAGAAAGATCAAATTCGCAAAAAAGACGATGACTTAAATACCAATGGTGGAGCATCAAGAGATGATGCAAATCCTTTGGAAAAAGAGGGAGGTTTAAATAGAAGTCAAACCGAGGTTGGTGAGTCCAGTGCTGGAAAGATAGATCTGAATAGTGATCCAAACCGCGAAGACTCACAATTGGATAATATCGCAAAACTTCGTCGTGAACTATCGGAACGTATGAATATGAACCAAAATGTTGGTCTAAGAACCATTAATACTGAAGTGCAGGAAGGTCAGCAGCATTCTTCTTTGGTCACTCAATCTAATGGTGAAGATAAGAGACACTTGTCCGATGATAGAAGCATTGCATCCATTATCTtaaacaaagaaagaagagatGAAGTATACAATCAATCAAATGAAAGTCAAAACAATATGTCTTAA
- the LOC123919078 gene encoding ribosomal RNA small subunit methyltransferase-like has product MPESPTSSKLEETISDLPLRSIPVVRIEPRKPHIEVKQKEWDGFLRICFNRMNKTLGSLFRQKNVISMLEKNYNTVQALKLAQEGSLKETDAKVDFSNFGDFDYDDQGMEVDDDGVDDDEMDVEDGGTDEVQSEFKEKVLGVLKEGDFEEKMSSKLTLQEFLYLLSLFNKAGIHFS; this is encoded by the coding sequence ATGCCCGAATCTCCCACCTCCTCAAAGTTGGAAGAAACAATTTCCGACCTCCCCCTAAGGTCGATTCCTGTGGTACGAATTGAGCCTAGAAAGCCTCATATTGAAGTTAAGCAAAAGGAATGGGATGGATTTTTAAGGATTTGTTTCAACAGAATGAACAAAACACTTGGCTCATTATTTAGGCAAAAGAATGTGATATCTATGCTTGAAAAAAACTACAACACTGTGCAGGCATTGAAACTTGCACAAGAAGGCTCGCTTAAGGAAACAGATGCTAAAGTGGATTTTTCCAATTTTGGTGATTTTGATTATGACGATCAAGGTATGGAGGTGGACGATGACGGAGTAGATGATGATGAAATGGATGTTGAGGATGGTGGCACAGATGAGGTGCAATCCGAATTCAAAGAAAAGGTTTTAGGTGTTTTGAAAGAGGGAGATTTTGAAGAGAAGATGTCATCCAAACTCACCTTGCAGGAGTTCCTATACTTGCTTTCTCTATTTAACAAAGCTGGCATTCATTTCTCCTGA
- the LOC123919065 gene encoding uncharacterized protein LOC123919065 gives MAEPLASFSADPLEEDFNFCGASRTRSYGNFNAQNLIPEDVRDSSSLLSEESSSATTVRGEYAVHSPSRLVTGENRTKHRKVFVSPRHKLSTNEEKNRSLPNPSKRKPSHYSNSILQEEIGAQNSWQFEERYASVDRSSVTTSFCQDLEADFSVFGRKTRAEDPFSVFTTPNYKPRPSFGGFKNAENMEDSPPCNFTSEKFSFDCSTPFTSFPSWPTSPSLSPQFPFKEGPQDNGAFHCETSSTDMSVQGSVSKGDREIKSKKDRHNFFEQDIFMGDNELSSEKKLEDGPISDNHVHESEGTEETNPKTTECHETADSLVHAEEISSSLKIPDKHESQEDNRKNNCNAEKETPIKCKITDGEMKMSPPEGRNRVNGKHINDQIYLSSGQVMFESYVLHLRVQKVLNGACTTTSRWNNAFLRAGGNRISHQI, from the exons ATGGCTG AGCCACTGGCTTCATTTTCCGCAGACCCATTGGAGGAGGATTTTAATTTCTGTGGTGCTAGCAGGACAAG ATCATATGGGAATTTCAATGCGCAAAATTTAATCCCAGAAGATGTAAGAGACAGTTCGAGCTTGTTGAG CGAAGAGTCAAGCTCAGCCACTACTG TGAGGGGTGAGTACGCCGTGCATTCACCATCAAGATTAGTGACAGGAGAGAACAGAACAAAACATAGAAAGGTTTTTGTAAGCCCTAGGCATAAGCTCAGTACTAACGAAGAGAAGAACAGAAGTCTGCCAAATCCATCAAAGCGAAAACCTTCTCATTACTCAAATTCTATTCTCCAGGAAGAGATTGGTGCACAAAACAGTTGGCAGTTTGAGGAAAGATATGCTTCTGTTGATAGAAGCTCTGTTACCACTTCATTCTGTCAAGATTTAGAGGCAGATTTTTCAGTCTTCGGCCGCAAGACTAGAGCTGAAGATCCTTTTAGCGTATTTACTACCCCTAATTACAAGCCTAGGCCTTCCTTTGGTGGATTTAAAAATGCTGAAAATATGGAAGATTCACCTCCTTGCAATTTTACCTCGGAAAAGTTTTCTTTTGATTGTTCAACTCCATTCACGAGTTTTCCATCCTGGCCAACCAGCCCAAGTTTATCTCCACAATTTCCCTTCAAAGAAGGGCCTCAAGACAATGGTGCTTTTCATTGCGAGACTTCATCTACTGATATGTCAGTACAAGGAAGTGTGAGCAAAGGGGATAGGGAAATCAAATCGAAAAAAGACAGACACAATTTTTTTGAGCAAGATATTTTCATGGGGGATAATGAATTATCCTCAGAAAAGAAATTGGAAGATGGTCCAATTTCCGATAATCATGTGCATGAAAGTGAAGGCACAGAGGAAACAAATCCTAAGACAACAGAGTGTCATGAAACTGCTGATTCTCTTGTTCATGCCGAGGAGATATCATCGTCACTGAAGATACCTGACAAACATGAAAGCCAAGAAGATAACAGAAA GAACAATTGTAATGCTGAAAAAGAAACTCCCATTAAATGTAAGATTACAGATGGAG AAATGAAAATGAGTCCACCTGAAGGAAGAAACAGGGTGAATGGAAAAcatattaatgatcaaatttACTTGTCGTCGGGCCAGGTGATGTTTGAAAGCTATGTCCTTCATTTGCGTGTTCAGAAGGTATTGAACGGAGCTTGTACAACAACATCCAGATGGAATAACGCCTTCCTCCGAGCCGGTGGCAATAGAATTTCTCATCAGATTTAG
- the LOC123915088 gene encoding uncharacterized protein LOC123915088, translating into MLQWMGGSRRKVTASRMSTQKRQKQYFEQRKRQQQNVHITGSDNRAESSGVGGQIHKEHQSLDILNLLNLSKNAQEYNSFSQNVKGRDDGDVFSVMPGIVSRNQPRIPTIEETTANACGFEEKEAGVPLSCQIETSPKKLLRSAPDHHRTAFDGQQRHRKTATDPYSLSVIDLLCEDELNPTVEKSPTCEDHVSFSLEGLGKVGTETPVHSPQQQARTPYRRSPFLKDGRKAKLKNLSHMLDDIELEVDTMMQDIGVSPISSSFPSNKMKQSSAVIEDHKLFYDHADKNESSINEEFFRKTENNENNKDRWNACSVFLDEKFDKGIGYDTSYEKPFQMDRESPELFKRGACNMESYGFEDLLPAQWYLFAVFKNTAYFPMFLTIILLS; encoded by the exons ATGTTGCAATGGATGGGAGGATCGAGAAGGAAAGTTACTGCT TCGAGGATGTCTACACAGAAGAG GCAGAAGCAATACTTTGAACAAAGGAAGCGACAACAACAAAATGTTCATATCACGGGGTCAGATAATCGGGCTGAAAGCTCAGGCGTAGGTGGACAAATCCACAAAGAACATCAGTCTCTGGACATTCTTAATTTGCTAAACTTATCAAAAAATGCACAGGAATACAATTCTTTCAGCCAGAATG TGAAAGGGAGGGACGATGGAGACGTCTTTTCTGTGATGCCAGGCATTGTCTCAAGAAATCAACCAAGAATACCTACCATAGAGGAGACTACTGCAAATGCTTGCGGATTTGAAGAAA AAGAAGCAGGAGTACCTTTAAGCTGCCAGATTGAAACATCACCAAAGAA ACTTTTACGAAGTGCTCCCGATCACCACAGAACCGCTTTTGATGGACAACAAAGACATCGGAAGACAGCAACAGATCCAT ACTCACTATCTGTCATTGATTTGCTTTGTGAGGATGAGCTTAATCCCACTGTGGAAAAGTCTCCGACTTGTGAAGATCATGTTTCTTTTTCACTTGAAG GTTTGGGTAAAGTTGGAACAGAGACACCAGTTCATTCACCACAACAACAGGCTAG AACTCCATACAGAAGATCTCCATTTCTGAAGGATGGAAGGAAAGCAAAGTTAAAGAACCTTAGCCACATGCTGGATGACATTGAACTTGAAGTG GATACAATGATGCAAGATATTGGGGTTTCACCTATCAGTTCAAGTTTCCCATCTAACAAAATGAAGCAAAGTTCAGCAGTTATTGAAGACCACAAGCTTTTTTATGACCATGCTGACAAAAATGAATCTTCCATTAATGAAGAGTTCTTCCGCAAGActgaaaataatgaaaacaataaAGACAGATGGAATG CATGTTCTGTCTTCCTTGACGAGAAATTTGACAAAGGGATAGGATATGATACCTCATATGAGAAGCCTTTTCAAATGGATCGTGAATCTCCTGAATTATTTAAAAGAGGGGCCTGCAACATGGAAAGTTATGGTTTTGAAGACCTCCTTCCAGCACAATGGTATTTATTTGCTGTATTTAAGAACACTGCATACTTTCCCATGTTTCTTACAATAATACTTTTGTCTTAA
- the LOC123914011 gene encoding B3 domain-containing transcription repressor VAL1 isoform X1, whose amino-acid sequence MGSDIGIVNGSCVHEWKRGWPLRSGGFAQLCFKCGFVEEWKCDIIDSLSAYENSVFCNKFHRQQTGWRECNFCKKPIHCGCIVSRSLFEYLDFGGIGCVSCVKTSQHNMIRNTENPKWPVSLTQNNARDMSSAHFDGRLFASNVDEGKLMQLCRVVEASESIHMNHAPRDNIITSNGKNNQEVKPSFREGDTGFSNVIKPSIQSLTFSTLENNRPTWEMKNMHESNAKPSLNMCLGNPSGNNSFPLSAGENIEGRLEGKVSPPFHQGPRSRPILPKLLKTGLTMNGETEKGSTSQPRIARPPGDGRGKNQLLPRYWPRITDQELERLSGDLKSTVVPLFEKVLSASDAGRIGRLVLPKACAEAYFPHISHSEGLPLRVQDVKGNEWTFQFRFWPNNNSRMYVLEGVTPCIQAMELRAGDTVTFSRIDPGGKLVIGFRKSSNSTDMQDASPSSHSNGLSAKGATFSGGADNLPSRSNCGDFLRSPKGNGELLLNGHPESPHLGTGAAGLLKTENCEMTNNNSLDQKISALEKKRTRNIGLKSKRLLIGNDDAMELRLTWEEAQDLLRPPPSVKPSIVTIEDQVFEEYDEPPVFGKRTIFSASSSGMKEQWAQCDDCSKWRKLPVDVLLPPKWTCSENVWDTSRSSCSAPEELSSRELENLMKTSKDFKKRRIVENSKLIQEHEPSGLDALASLAVLGENLIDPTDSSAGATTKHPRHRPGCSCIVCIQPPSGKGRHKPTCTCNVCTTVKRRFKTLMLRKKKRQSEREADAAAKKDQIRKKDDDLNTNGGASRDDANPLEKEGGLNRSQTEVGESSAGKIDLNSDPNREDSQLDNIAKLRRELSERMNMNQNVGLRTINTEVQEGQQHSSLVTQSNGEDKRHLSDDRSIASIILNKERRDEVYNQSNESQNNMS is encoded by the exons ATGGGTTCTGACATTGGTATCGTGAATGGTTCGTGTGTTCATGAATGGAAGAGAGGTTGGCCTCTACGATCTGGTGGATTTGCTCAACTTTGCTTCAAGTGCGG ATTTGTGGAGGAATGGAAGTGTGACATCATTGACTCATT ATCTGCTTATGAGAATTCAGTTTTCTGTAATAAATTCCACCGTCAACAAACTGGTTGGCGAGAATGTAACTTTTGCAAGAAG CCTATTCACTGTGGATGCATAGTATCTAGATCTCTGTTCGAGTATCTTGACTTCGGTGGTATAGGTTGTGTTAGCTGTGTAAAAACTTCCCAACATAATATG ATTCGTAATACTGAAAATCCTAAATGGCCTGTTTCATTGACCCAGAATAATGCAAGGGATATGAGTTCTGCTCATTTTGATGGCAGACTGTTTGCGAGTAATGTTGATGAAGGAAAGCTTATGCAATTATGCAGAGTCGTTGAAGCTAGTGAATCCATCCATATGAATCATGCTCCGAGAGACAACATTATTACATCCAACGGGAAAAACAATCAAGAAGTTAAGCCTTCATTCAGGGAAGGGGATACTGGTTTTTCAAATGTGATTAAACCGTCTATTCAATCATTAACTTTTTCTACATTAGAAAATAATAGACCAACATGGGAGATGAAAAACATGCACGAATCAAATGCAAAGCCGTCTTTGAATATGTGTTTGGGAAATCCGTCAGGGAACAACTCTTTCCCTCTTTCTGCTGGAGAGAATATAGAAGGAAGACTTGAAGGAAAAGTTTCTCCTCCCTTTCATCAAGGGCCGAGATCTCGCCCTATACTGCCCAAACTATTGAAGACTGGCCTTACCATGAATGGAGAAACTGAAAAAGGGTCAACTTCTCAACCACGTATTGCCCGGCCTCCTGGTGATGGGAGGGGCAAGAATCAGTTACTTCCTAGATATTGGCCTAGGATTACAGATCAGGAGCTGGAGCGTTTGTCTGGAGA TTTGAAATCCACTGTAGTTCCATTGTTTGAGAAGGTGTTGAGTGCCAGTGATGCAGGTCGAATTGGTCGTCTTGTTCTCCCAAAAGCCTGTGCCGAG GCTTATTTTCCTCATATTTCACATTCTGAAGGCCTTCCTTTGCGGGTCCAAGATGTAAAGGGGAATGAATGGACTTTTCAGTTCAGATTTTGGCCTAATAACAACAGCAGGATGTATGTATTGGAGGGTGTGACCCCTTGCATACAGGCCATGGAGTTACGTGCTGGTGATACCG TTACATTTAGTCGGATAGATCCTGGGGGAAAACTTGTTATTGGTTTCCGAAAGTCATCAAATTCCACAGATATGCAG GATGCTTCTCCATCTTCACATTCTAATGGCCTTTCTGCAAAGGGAGCCACCTTTTCTGGTGGAGCTGATAATCTTCCATCGAGAAGTAATTGTGGTGATTTTCTCCGTTCACCAAAAGGGAACGGGGAACTTCTCTTAAATGGACATCCGGAATCTCCGCATTTGGGTACAGGAGCTGCTGGTTtgctaaaaactgaaaattgCGAGATGACAAACAATAATTCACTGGATCAAAAAATTTCAGCTTTAGAGAAGAAGAGGACTCGGAATATTGGACTTAAAAGTAAGAGATTGCTTATTGGTAATGACGATGCTATGGAGTTGAGACTTACATGGGAAGAAGCGCAGGACTTGCTTCGTCCACCGCCTAGTGTCAAGCCAAGCATTGTCACAATTGAAGACcaagtatttgaagaatatgaT GAGCCCCCGGTTTTTGGAAAGAGAACAATATTCAGCGCCTCTTCATCTGG GATGAAGGAACAATGGGCTCAATGTGATGATTGTTCTAAATGGAGAAAGTTGCCGGTTGATGTTCTTCTTCCTCCCAAGTGGACATGTTCTGAAAATGTTTGGGATACAAGCAG ATCTTCATGTTCTGCACCAGAGGAGCTGAGCTCAAGAGAATTAGAAAATCTTATGAAAACCAGCAAAG ATTTTAAGAAGCGACGGATTGTAGAAAACAGCAAGTTGATCCAAGAACACGAGCCTTCTGGCTTAGATGCTCTCGCCAGTTTAGCAGTCTTAGGAGAAAATCTCATTGACCCTACTGATTCCTCAGCCGGAGCCACCACTAAACATCCTAGACATCGCCCAGGCTGCTCTTGTATTGTGTGCATTCAGCCCCCAAGTGGAAAAGGAAGACACAAGCCAACATGTACTTGCAACGTGTGCACGACCGTGAAGCGTCGGTTCAAAACTCTTATGCTCCGCAAGAAGAAACGCCAGTCAGAGCGGGAAGCAGATGCCGCTGCCAAGAAAGATCAAATTCGCAAAAAAGACGATGACTTAAATACCAATGGTGGAGCATCAAGAGATGATGCAAATCCTTTGGAAAAAGAGGGAGGTTTAAATAGAAGTCAAACCGAGGTTGGTGAGTCCAGTGCTGGAAAGATAGATCTGAATAGTGATCCAAACCGCGAAGACTCACAATTGGATAATATCGCAAAACTTCGTCGTGAACTATCGGAACGTATGAATATGAACCAAAATGTTGGTCTAAGAACCATTAATACTGAAGTGCAGGAAGGTCAGCAGCATTCTTCTTTGGTCACTCAATCTAATGGTGAAGATAAGAGACACTTGTCCGATGATAGAAGCATTGCATCCATTATCTtaaacaaagaaagaagagatGAAGTATACAATCAATCAAATGAAAGTCAAAACAATATGTCTTAA
- the LOC123914011 gene encoding B3 domain-containing transcription repressor VAL1 isoform X3 gives MIRNTENPKWPVSLTQNNARDMSSAHFDGRLFASNVDEGKLMQLCRVVEASESIHMNHAPRDNIITSNGKNNQEVKPSFREGDTGFSNVIKPSIQSLTFSTLENNRPTWEMKNMHESNAKPSLNMCLGNPSGNNSFPLSAGENIEGRLEGKVSPPFHQGPRSRPILPKLLKTGLTMNGETEKGSTSQPRIARPPGDGRGKNQLLPRYWPRITDQELERLSGDLKSTVVPLFEKVLSASDAGRIGRLVLPKACAEAYFPHISHSEGLPLRVQDVKGNEWTFQFRFWPNNNSRMYVLEGVTPCIQAMELRAGDTVTFSRIDPGGKLVIGFRKSSNSTDMQDASPSSHSNGLSAKGATFSGGADNLPSRSNCGDFLRSPKGNGELLLNGHPESPHLGTGAAGLLKTENCEMTNNNSLDQKISALEKKRTRNIGLKSKRLLIGNDDAMELRLTWEEAQDLLRPPPSVKPSIVTIEDQVFEEYDEPPVFGKRTIFSASSSGMKEQWAQCDDCSKWRKLPVDVLLPPKWTCSENVWDTSRSSCSAPEELSSRELENLMKTSKDFKKRRIVENSKLIQEHEPSGLDALASLAVLGENLIDPTDSSAGATTKHPRHRPGCSCIVCIQPPSGKGRHKPTCTCNVCTTVKRRFKTLMLRKKKRQSEREADAAAKKDQIRKKDDDLNTNGGASRDDANPLEKEGGLNRSQTEVGESSAGKIDLNSDPNREDSQLDNIAKLRRELSERMNMNQNVGLRTINTEVQEGQQHSSLVTQSNGEDKRHLSDDRSIASIILNKERRDEVYNQSNESQNNMS, from the exons ATG ATTCGTAATACTGAAAATCCTAAATGGCCTGTTTCATTGACCCAGAATAATGCAAGGGATATGAGTTCTGCTCATTTTGATGGCAGACTGTTTGCGAGTAATGTTGATGAAGGAAAGCTTATGCAATTATGCAGAGTCGTTGAAGCTAGTGAATCCATCCATATGAATCATGCTCCGAGAGACAACATTATTACATCCAACGGGAAAAACAATCAAGAAGTTAAGCCTTCATTCAGGGAAGGGGATACTGGTTTTTCAAATGTGATTAAACCGTCTATTCAATCATTAACTTTTTCTACATTAGAAAATAATAGACCAACATGGGAGATGAAAAACATGCACGAATCAAATGCAAAGCCGTCTTTGAATATGTGTTTGGGAAATCCGTCAGGGAACAACTCTTTCCCTCTTTCTGCTGGAGAGAATATAGAAGGAAGACTTGAAGGAAAAGTTTCTCCTCCCTTTCATCAAGGGCCGAGATCTCGCCCTATACTGCCCAAACTATTGAAGACTGGCCTTACCATGAATGGAGAAACTGAAAAAGGGTCAACTTCTCAACCACGTATTGCCCGGCCTCCTGGTGATGGGAGGGGCAAGAATCAGTTACTTCCTAGATATTGGCCTAGGATTACAGATCAGGAGCTGGAGCGTTTGTCTGGAGA TTTGAAATCCACTGTAGTTCCATTGTTTGAGAAGGTGTTGAGTGCCAGTGATGCAGGTCGAATTGGTCGTCTTGTTCTCCCAAAAGCCTGTGCCGAG GCTTATTTTCCTCATATTTCACATTCTGAAGGCCTTCCTTTGCGGGTCCAAGATGTAAAGGGGAATGAATGGACTTTTCAGTTCAGATTTTGGCCTAATAACAACAGCAGGATGTATGTATTGGAGGGTGTGACCCCTTGCATACAGGCCATGGAGTTACGTGCTGGTGATACCG TTACATTTAGTCGGATAGATCCTGGGGGAAAACTTGTTATTGGTTTCCGAAAGTCATCAAATTCCACAGATATGCAG GATGCTTCTCCATCTTCACATTCTAATGGCCTTTCTGCAAAGGGAGCCACCTTTTCTGGTGGAGCTGATAATCTTCCATCGAGAAGTAATTGTGGTGATTTTCTCCGTTCACCAAAAGGGAACGGGGAACTTCTCTTAAATGGACATCCGGAATCTCCGCATTTGGGTACAGGAGCTGCTGGTTtgctaaaaactgaaaattgCGAGATGACAAACAATAATTCACTGGATCAAAAAATTTCAGCTTTAGAGAAGAAGAGGACTCGGAATATTGGACTTAAAAGTAAGAGATTGCTTATTGGTAATGACGATGCTATGGAGTTGAGACTTACATGGGAAGAAGCGCAGGACTTGCTTCGTCCACCGCCTAGTGTCAAGCCAAGCATTGTCACAATTGAAGACcaagtatttgaagaatatgaT GAGCCCCCGGTTTTTGGAAAGAGAACAATATTCAGCGCCTCTTCATCTGG GATGAAGGAACAATGGGCTCAATGTGATGATTGTTCTAAATGGAGAAAGTTGCCGGTTGATGTTCTTCTTCCTCCCAAGTGGACATGTTCTGAAAATGTTTGGGATACAAGCAG ATCTTCATGTTCTGCACCAGAGGAGCTGAGCTCAAGAGAATTAGAAAATCTTATGAAAACCAGCAAAG ATTTTAAGAAGCGACGGATTGTAGAAAACAGCAAGTTGATCCAAGAACACGAGCCTTCTGGCTTAGATGCTCTCGCCAGTTTAGCAGTCTTAGGAGAAAATCTCATTGACCCTACTGATTCCTCAGCCGGAGCCACCACTAAACATCCTAGACATCGCCCAGGCTGCTCTTGTATTGTGTGCATTCAGCCCCCAAGTGGAAAAGGAAGACACAAGCCAACATGTACTTGCAACGTGTGCACGACCGTGAAGCGTCGGTTCAAAACTCTTATGCTCCGCAAGAAGAAACGCCAGTCAGAGCGGGAAGCAGATGCCGCTGCCAAGAAAGATCAAATTCGCAAAAAAGACGATGACTTAAATACCAATGGTGGAGCATCAAGAGATGATGCAAATCCTTTGGAAAAAGAGGGAGGTTTAAATAGAAGTCAAACCGAGGTTGGTGAGTCCAGTGCTGGAAAGATAGATCTGAATAGTGATCCAAACCGCGAAGACTCACAATTGGATAATATCGCAAAACTTCGTCGTGAACTATCGGAACGTATGAATATGAACCAAAATGTTGGTCTAAGAACCATTAATACTGAAGTGCAGGAAGGTCAGCAGCATTCTTCTTTGGTCACTCAATCTAATGGTGAAGATAAGAGACACTTGTCCGATGATAGAAGCATTGCATCCATTATCTtaaacaaagaaagaagagatGAAGTATACAATCAATCAAATGAAAGTCAAAACAATATGTCTTAA